The segment ATGTTCAAACCAGGGATTTCTGTTGGTTTACAACTTaacatgtatatttctttttaaacgtCAAGTTAAATTAACAAGACACGTAACCTTAAAATCTAGTTTAAACTCTAGTCCTAGATTTCTTAgtataaaaagtgattttatcAAAGACTAAAATTTACATATAGTGCTGCCTTAAATTATGTTGCAACTGATTCAGGAAAGGAGAAACTACGtatttccttcaaaattttaACAACTTAAACCTCGTATTGTGGTAAACTTACCTGTATGATCTGCTATAGTAGTCTCGGTCATCATAGCCTCGATCGTATCCTCGGTCATAGTAATCCCGACGGCGTGAACTTCCACTATGAATAAATGATATAGCTTCATAAAATACCATGTGGTCTTATCTTCGTACATACGACTTTTATTGTTTAAACTGTTCAGACAATAGCAGCAGCATGGCTTATTTGGGTCTTGTGAGCCACACAGCTGAGCTCTAAGGACATAACTGGGCAAATGCTTCGAGTTATAACCTCTTTACTCTCGTCTATTGGGCAAAAATGAAGGTATCTACTCATTCCCTAATTATTAATTCACAGACAGGCCTTTTCTAACAGAGAAGTTAACTAGGCAAGTAGCATTATTCCTGTTTAAATTTTCACGGATATTGGATAAACActgtcctttctctgcccttacaatatacataaatgtatttttaaaatcttttgattAAGGAATACACATTCTGCTAACTTGCTTCCAACTAAAAGCCATTTGCTAATAAAGCCCATATATTTCCCTAGAGGAAGGGAAAGTAAAATCATTATTTGGAGAATGTGATTTGAGggggaaatttaaaataaataaagggggggggggggaaagaccaACACAGATTTTTGTCAATTTAAACACCGAGGAGGACAAGAGAGAAGCAGCCTATCATAGTCCAATGCATAAACTGAAGTCCCCTGTTTTCCACTGTTTAACAAAGCTAAAAAATGCACTTGAGTAGGATTTGTTCCATACCTGACTTTACACAGAATACTTAAGATTTCCTTATGGGAAAAATGGTCTAATCAAGAACATTAATTACCAAGCAAAGCCAGATATATGGCATTTCTGTATGATATGGTGGGATGTCCTCTCTCAGTCTGCAGCACAAACACAATGTTCCCACTGAATATGTTCTATTGAATACACTTTTAGctagttaaaacaaaacaaaacacacaagatagggtgcctgggtgactcagttaagcatatgctggtttttggctcaggtcatgatttcaccatttgtggggcaggctctgtgctgacagcatggaggctgcttgggattctctctccccccactctctcaagatataaacttaaaaacacaggGAAAATGATTTATACTGTGTCAGGACTGGATGAAATGCCAAAGATTCCCCCCAGTACATGTAGTTGTTAGAGGAAACGAATTCAGCTATCAATCTTAAACTTACTAGGTAGGTCTTCCCATGTAAATTCCTGGTGTTGGGGTATGTGGTCTTTTTGTTATAGAGAAATCAACTCTGATCCTACGTCCATCAAGCTCCATTCCATTGGCACGCTCCTTTGCCTTCGAAAGATATATTGAAAGTTATTATATACACCCTGGACAAAGCCACAAACTGTCCAATAACAGTAAGATATACTTTTATGAATACTTAGAAATAAGATTTATAAAGAACTATAAATATACCCTATTTacaatataaaagcaaaaattatccTTATTCAAGTTCATGGGTAGTTGGAAGTTAACAACAGGACTTATTTTACAAGGATACAGGTAAATTTTTACTTACTTCCTTGGCATCatctacattttcaaaatacacaaaggcAAATCCTCTTGACCGTCTAGACTGCTGGTCATATACAATAGACACATCTGCAATGGGGCCATATTTCGAGAACACTTCTCTTAGATCTCTTTCTGTAGTGTACAAGCTCAATCCAAACACTCCAAGACAACAGTTGGGATCAGGATTTGCCTAGAAATGGAAAGatgaattttaaactttaagaCTTATCATAAACCGAAGCTAAGAAATGTCACCAACAGTGAAAGTAGGGAATAAGTAATTGAAATTAATAACTAGTATATTACAGCAATAGCCACAAGCATTAAGAATGGGCAGAAAAAGACTCCAAGAACAACTTCAACCTCAGAATTAAACAAGGGGGGACGGGAACAGTGACTTCTACTTGTGAATACCAAATTGGCAGTTTTGTGAGGGAATATTAAAGGGCAAGTAGCCCAAGGGAGTCACCTAAGATTTATTCTACAcataagaataattaaaatagcatTATCTCTataagccagaggaaaaaaaagtcagggaagATAAGCCTTAGTACCCGAAATAAACTCACctaaaattaaatggaataacCAAGAGTGTTTTGATGAGGTGAGTTACACTGTCCCAATATTTTGCTTACATGTGACTGACAGCCCTAACAtagaaaataccttttaaaaagacattactCAGAACACAAGGAGACCTCTAAGGAACTCATGTGTTCACTGCTAAAAGTCCAGTGTCAAATACAATCAGTTCTGAtttcaaaacagaagagacaaagTCCACTGCTTTAACAACAATTTTGTCATCTTACCCGATTCCCAACATGACGCCTGCGAGTAGACATGGGAGAGTGACTGTGGCTATGCCGTCTTCGATAATCTCGACTATAAGACCTGCTACGGGATCGTCTATGGGAGCGGGACCGAGATCTTGATCTTGTGTAATGCCTTCGTGAACTTCTTCTGGATCTAGACCTGTTAAGACAAAGGTTCCAAGAGTATAACTAATTAGCTGACAATAAGATACAGTTTCCAATTCTTCATCTATTCTAGGGTTAAAGTCCAAAAGGCAAAACATAATCCAGACATGTGATCAAGACTTTTCTGCTGTATCTACAGTCATCTCCACTCTACTAGGAAGAGCTCCAAAACCACTACTTGctctcttccatttcttaaaataattaagataaagGAGATCAAAATTACATACTCAAGATCAATTAACATACTCAAAAAACCCTTGATAATCATAAAACATGCAGCACTTCACACTAGCTTTTAATTTGTGCCCACCTCCCCCCTCAGAATACCACCCTGTTTTTTTTCAGCTTCTCCCACTTATGCCCACCATTCACTTAAGATAAAATCACCATCACTGTAAGTTTTCTCCAGCAGTGTTTTATAACCAATCAATTGCTCCTAACTGGAGTGATCATATGAACTGTCATCTA is part of the Prionailurus viverrinus isolate Anna chromosome C2, UM_Priviv_1.0, whole genome shotgun sequence genome and harbors:
- the TRA2B gene encoding transformer-2 protein homolog beta isoform X2; the encoded protein is MSDSGEQNYGERESRSASRSGSAHGSGKSARHTPARSRSKEDSRRSRSKSRSRSESRSRSRRSSRRHYTRSRSRSRSHRRSRSRSYSRDYRRRHSHSHSPMSTRRRHVGNRANPDPNCCLGVFGLSLYTTERDLREVFSKYGPIADVSIVYDQQSRRSRGFAFVYFENVDDAKEAKERANGMELDGRRIRVDFSITKRPHTPTPGIYMGRPTYGSSRRRDYYDRGYDRGYDDRDYYSRSYRGGGGGGGGWRAAQDRDQIYRRSPSPYYSRGGYRSRSRSRSYSPRRY
- the TRA2B gene encoding transformer-2 protein homolog beta isoform X1 encodes the protein MSDSGEQNYGERESRSASRSGSAHGSGKSARHTPARSRSKEDSRRSRSKSRSRSESRSRSRRSSRRHYTRSRSRSRSHRRSRSRSYSRDYRRRHSHSHSPMSTRRRHVGNRANPDPNCCLGVFGLSLYTTERDLREVFSKYGPIADVSIVYDQQSRRSRGFAFVYFENVDDAKEAKERANGMELDGRRIRVDFSITKRPHTPTPGIYMGRPTYGSSRRRDYYDRGYDRGYDDRDYYSRSYRGGGGGGGGWRAAQDRDQIYRRRSPSPYYSRGGYRSRSRSRSYSPRRY